A genomic window from Vitis riparia cultivar Riparia Gloire de Montpellier isolate 1030 chromosome 18, EGFV_Vit.rip_1.0, whole genome shotgun sequence includes:
- the LOC117906428 gene encoding uncharacterized protein LOC117906428, with protein sequence MSKTKKQLLSSAPWRGDDQQQEDKFQDARLRATKRPGSASTMYVPRKKSVKTRPNDKDDDDDQSLSEIDPELRHSFQRNFQFRIELQENDV encoded by the exons ATGTCGAAAACGAAGAAGCAGCTGTTATCATCAGCGCCATGGAGAGGCGACGACCAACAGCAGGAGGACAAGTTCCAAGACGCCAGGCTTAGGGCCACCAAGCGGCCAGGTTCTGCATCCACCATGTACGTTCCTCGCAAGAAGAGTGTTAAAACGCGCCCAAACGACAAGGACGACGACGACGACCAGTCCCTCTCTGAGATTGATCCTGAACTTCGCCACAGCTTCCAGCGTAATTTTCAG TTTAGAATTGAATTGCAAGAAAATGATGTGTGA